A single Pseudomonas brassicacearum DNA region contains:
- a CDS encoding nitrite/sulfite reductase — protein sequence MYVYDEYDQRIIEDRVKQFRDQTRRYLAGELSEEEFRPLRLQNGLYIQRFAPMLRVAVPYGQLTSRQVRKLAQIARDYDKGYAHISTRQNVQYNWPALEDVPQILAELATVQMHAIQTSGNCLRNVTTDQFAGVAADELIDPRPWCEIVRQWTTFHPEFAYLPRKFKIAINGSTSDRAAIEVHDIGLETVYNAAGELGFRVLVGGGLGRTPVVGAFINEFLPWQDLLSYLDAILRVYNRYGRRDNKYKARIKILVKALTPEVFAEKVEAEMAHLRGGQTTLTEAEVHRVAKHFVDPAYKALDNQDAELAALDREHPGFARWRTRNTLAHKKPGYVAVTLSLKPTGVAPGDITDKQLDAVADLAERYSFGQLRTSHEQNIILADVEQSQLFTLWGELREQGFATPNIGLLTDMICCPGGDFCSLANAKSIPIAESIQRRFDDLDYLFDIGELDLNISGCMNACGHHHVGHIGILGVDKKGEEFYQVSLGGSGSRDASLGKILGPSFAQDDMPDVIEKLIDVYIEQRTEDERFIDTYQRIGIDLFKERVYAANH from the coding sequence ATGTACGTATACGACGAGTACGATCAGCGGATCATCGAGGACCGCGTCAAGCAGTTCCGTGATCAGACCCGACGCTATCTGGCAGGCGAGCTGAGCGAAGAAGAATTCCGCCCTCTGCGCTTGCAGAATGGCCTGTATATCCAGCGCTTCGCCCCGATGCTGCGCGTGGCTGTGCCTTATGGCCAACTGACCTCGCGCCAGGTGCGCAAGCTGGCGCAAATTGCCCGCGACTACGACAAGGGCTACGCCCACATCAGTACCCGGCAGAACGTCCAGTACAACTGGCCGGCCCTGGAAGATGTACCCCAGATCCTGGCCGAGCTGGCCACCGTACAGATGCACGCGATCCAGACCAGCGGCAACTGCCTGCGCAACGTCACCACCGACCAGTTCGCCGGTGTCGCGGCCGACGAGTTGATCGACCCGCGCCCGTGGTGCGAGATTGTCCGCCAGTGGACGACCTTTCACCCGGAATTCGCCTACCTGCCGCGCAAATTCAAGATCGCCATCAACGGCTCGACCTCGGACCGAGCGGCCATCGAAGTCCACGATATCGGCCTGGAGACGGTCTACAACGCGGCCGGCGAGCTGGGCTTCCGTGTGCTGGTGGGCGGTGGCCTGGGACGTACGCCGGTGGTCGGCGCGTTCATCAACGAGTTCCTGCCATGGCAGGACCTGCTGAGCTATCTCGACGCAATCTTGCGGGTGTACAACCGCTATGGCCGTCGCGACAACAAATACAAGGCGCGGATCAAGATCCTGGTCAAGGCCCTGACGCCTGAAGTGTTCGCCGAGAAGGTCGAAGCCGAGATGGCTCACCTGCGTGGCGGCCAGACCACCCTGACCGAAGCCGAAGTGCATCGCGTCGCCAAGCACTTCGTCGACCCGGCTTATAAGGCCCTGGACAACCAGGACGCCGAACTGGCCGCCCTCGACAGAGAACACCCAGGCTTCGCCCGCTGGCGCACCCGCAATACCCTGGCCCACAAGAAGCCGGGTTATGTCGCGGTGACCCTGTCCTTGAAGCCGACCGGCGTCGCGCCAGGCGACATCACCGACAAGCAACTGGACGCCGTGGCCGACCTGGCCGAGCGCTACAGCTTCGGCCAGCTGCGTACCTCCCACGAGCAGAACATCATCCTGGCAGACGTTGAACAGAGCCAGTTGTTCACCCTGTGGGGCGAGCTGCGCGAGCAAGGTTTCGCCACTCCGAACATCGGCCTGCTGACCGACATGATCTGCTGCCCAGGCGGCGATTTCTGCTCGCTGGCCAACGCCAAGTCGATCCCTATCGCCGAATCGATCCAGCGTCGTTTCGACGACCTGGACTACCTGTTCGACATCGGCGAGCTGGACCTGAACATTTCCGGCTGCATGAACGCCTGTGGTCACCACCACGTCGGCCACATCGGCATCCTGGGCGTGGACAAGAAAGGCGAAGAGTTCTATCAGGTCTCCCTGGGCGGCAGCGGTAGCCGCGACGCCAGCCTGGGCAAGATCCTCGGCCCGTCGTTTGCCCAGGACGACATGCCTGACGTGATCGAGAAGCTG
- a CDS encoding ABC transporter substrate-binding protein, which translates to MSKFICRLLGLLCLLFWVQAQAAHVVSSSSDALAASSAAPSVVFLNPGYSTEIFWVTYTEFMQAAASGLGLRLRVEYAERDPQLMIRQAREAIMAKDRPDYLVLVNEQYVAPRILQLAQGSGVKLFLVNNTLTGDQTRLLTQDGTPPPELLGSLIPDDERSGYLMLKELLRQYGPLAPGQTLDLLAFSGKKLTPSAQLREKGLLRALAEHPQVHLRQLVYGEWSRERAYEQASQLVKRYPQTALVWSANDEMALGAMQAFEQAGRQPGKDVLFSAMNSSRPALQARIDGRLSVLFTGHFSLGGWAMVLLHDHARGVDLARHGGYNQQVDLMQSLDPARARAWLNMNPAKDYRLDFKRFSLVSHPDGERYVFSLDALGRR; encoded by the coding sequence ATGTCGAAGTTTATCTGCAGGCTACTGGGGCTTTTATGCCTGTTATTCTGGGTGCAAGCCCAGGCCGCCCATGTGGTTTCATCTTCGTCCGATGCTCTGGCTGCCAGTTCGGCTGCGCCTAGCGTGGTGTTCCTGAACCCGGGGTACTCCACCGAGATCTTCTGGGTCACCTATACCGAGTTCATGCAAGCGGCGGCAAGCGGACTGGGTTTGCGGCTGCGCGTGGAGTATGCCGAGCGCGATCCCCAACTGATGATTCGCCAGGCGCGCGAGGCCATCATGGCCAAAGACCGTCCGGACTATCTGGTGTTGGTCAACGAGCAGTATGTCGCCCCGCGGATCCTGCAGTTGGCGCAGGGCAGTGGGGTCAAGCTGTTCCTGGTGAACAACACATTGACCGGCGATCAGACTCGCCTGCTGACACAGGACGGTACTCCACCTCCCGAATTGCTCGGCAGCCTGATACCCGATGATGAGCGCAGCGGTTACCTGATGCTCAAGGAACTGTTGCGCCAATACGGACCGCTGGCGCCTGGGCAGACGCTCGATCTGCTGGCCTTTTCCGGGAAGAAACTCACCCCTTCGGCGCAACTGCGTGAGAAAGGCCTGCTCCGGGCGTTGGCCGAGCACCCGCAAGTGCATCTGCGCCAGTTGGTCTATGGCGAGTGGAGTCGCGAAAGGGCTTATGAGCAGGCGAGCCAGTTGGTCAAGCGCTATCCGCAGACCGCGCTGGTCTGGTCGGCCAACGATGAAATGGCCCTGGGCGCCATGCAGGCGTTCGAGCAGGCGGGTCGCCAGCCGGGCAAGGATGTGTTGTTCAGCGCCATGAACAGCTCCAGGCCGGCGCTGCAGGCCCGTATCGACGGGCGCTTGAGCGTGCTGTTCACCGGGCACTTCAGCTTGGGAGGGTGGGCCATGGTGCTGCTGCATGATCACGCCCGGGGCGTCGACCTCGCGCGTCATGGCGGCTACAACCAGCAGGTCGACCTGATGCAGTCGCTCGATCCGGCCCGCGCCCGCGCGTGGTTGAACATGAATCCCGCCAAGGACTATCGCCTGGACTTCAAGCGCTTCAGCCTGGTGTCCCACCCGGATGGCGAGCGCTATGTCTTTTCGCTCGATGCACTGGGGCGGCGCTAG
- a CDS encoding DUF2970 domain-containing protein, with translation MDEPNENKAPTLWQMLHSVGAAAFGVQSGKNRARDFTHGKPSHFIILGILFTVIFGLALYGIVNLVLYFAGV, from the coding sequence ATGGATGAACCCAACGAAAATAAGGCGCCCACCCTCTGGCAAATGCTGCACAGCGTGGGAGCGGCGGCGTTTGGCGTGCAAAGCGGAAAAAACCGCGCCCGTGACTTCACCCATGGCAAGCCGAGCCACTTCATCATCCTCGGCATCCTGTTTACGGTGATTTTCGGGTTGGCGTTGTATGGGATCGTCAATCTGGTGTTGTACTTTGCGGGCGTATAG